In Listeria cossartiae subsp. cossartiae, the genomic window TACAGAAAGAAAGAAGGCGATACAATGGAAAAAAGATTATTAGACTATGAAGTTGGCGAAACAGTGGACCTATTCTTGCTAATTAAATCAAGTGTCAAAGGAACGGCTAGCAACGGAAAGCCATTCTTGAGTCTTGTTTTGCAAGATAAATCAGGTGAATTAGAAGCAAAACTTTGGGATGTAAAAGAAAGTGATGAAGTAAATTACGGGGTACAGCAAATTGTGCACCTTATGGGTGATATTCAAAATTACCGTGGAAGAAAGCAGCTGAAAATCCGCCAAATTAGACAGGCGACAGCTATTGATGGTGTTAGTGCCAGTGAATTCATGGAAACGGCGCCAATCAATAAAGAGGAAATGGCTGACGAGATTACACAATATATTTTCGAAATGAAAAATGCGAACTTGCAACGAATTACCCGAGCGCTCTTGAAAAAATACCAAGATGACTTTTATGATTATCCAGCAGCAATGCGCCATCATCATGAATTTGTTTCTGGTTTGAGTTTTCATGTAGTTTCGATGCTACGTCTTGCAAAGTCTGTCGCAGATCTATATCCATCCGTTAACCGTGATTTACTTTATGCCGGAGTGATTTTACATGATTTAGGTAAAGTCATTGAACTGTCAGGGCCGGTATCAACCACGTACACACTGGAAGGGAATTTGATTGGTCATATTTCCATCGTAGTAGAAGAAGTGAGCAAAATTGCTGATGAGCTTTCTATTGACGGGGAAGAAGTAGTTGTTTTAAAACATGTGTTACTTTCTCACCACGGCAAAGGGGAATGGGGCAGCCCGAAACCACCACTTGTACGTGAAGCAGAGATTTTGCATCAAATTGATTTAATGGATGCGTCCTTAAATATGATGGATAAAGTATTGAAACATACCAAACCTGGTGAATTTAGTGAACGAGTATTTGGATTAGACAATCGTTCGTTTTATAATCCTACATTTGAATAAACACAAAAAACCACGCTTGGAATTTTCCAAGCGTGGTTTTTAATTACTTATTTAGATGAATCGGAATCAGATTTAGAACCGTCAAAATCTTTGAAAGCATCTTTCAAGTCTTTATCTTCTACTTTTACGTTAGCATCTTTGTATACTTTTTTAAGTGTTTTTTGCATGTTCTCAGTAGTTAATTGAGACTGAAGGTAAGATTCTTTTACAGCTTTCTTATCTTTTTCAAAAGTAGTTTTTGTCGCTGGTTCGTCCATTTGGATGATGTGGTATCCGTATTGTGTTTTTACTGGAGCACTGATGTCGCCTTTGTTTTTAAGGGCATAAGCTGCTTTTTCAAATGCTGGATCCATTTTACCAGGACCGAATGGCTCTAATTTACCGCCGTTTTCTTTTGTAGCAGTATCAGTAGAGTATTCTTTCGCTAAATCTGCAAATTTCGCGCCATCTTTTAGTTTTTGTTCTACTTCTTTGGCTTTGTTTTCATCAGCTACTAAAATGTGGCTTACAGTGATATCTGGTTGCCAAGTTTTGTAGTAGTCTTTTAATACTTTGTCGCTAGTATCTGTATTAGCTTCTGTTGCTTTTTGTACTAACATGTTGTATTTAAGTTGGCTTTTGAATGATTTCTCAGTTAGGCCACTTTGAGCTAACACTGCAGAGAATTGATCTCCGTATTGTGATTTGTATTCGTTGAATTTTTTGTCAACATCTTCATCGCTTACTTTGTATTTATCGCTAAGGACTTTTTCGAAAGTAAGTTGTTGTACGAATTCAGAACCATATTTATCTTTCATAGCATCATAAAGTTCGTCTTTTGTTACATCGCCAGAGTCTGTCTTAACGACATCTCCGCCGCCACCGCACGCTGCTAGACTGAACAATGCCATAACCATGACAAGTCCAAGTATTAATTTCTTCTTCATTAAATAAAACACACTCCTTAGTTGTTGGAATAATTCCCGCTTAACACAATAACTATCATAACATAAATTAAAGATAAAAAGAAAAGATGAAAGAAATTTAATGATATTCTTATGGTTTAGTCAGAAATTAAAATAGAAAATCCGCGCTCTGCACTTTCGATAAAACAATTCTTCGGCATTTTCCATAATTTGTTAATATGAGTAAAGTCAGAAAAGCTCATTCCAACGTGCACGGAAAGTAAAATTAAGAACATTCCCGAATGCCCGATTGGCGTAAGTAGCATTAACGCTACTAAAATAGCTGTAATAACCACAAATGGTAAAACTAACGAAAAAATGTAGTGCCATTTTGGAATGATTCGCTTAATATTTAATTTTATACAAGGAAGGAAAAAGAAATGGATGCGCCACTGGATTACAGTTCCTTCACGGTACTTAAAGCATCCAAGAATATGAAGCATTTTATGGATTGGGTAAATTAAAATAATACCCAAAAAGCTAACGAATTGATAATCGTTTGTCAGTTGACCAGGATAAATTAAATGTTGTGTTAAAAAACAAATACATACGGCAACTAGCCAGACAAGAATTCCTTTAAAGAAAAGGCGATTAAATTCGTCTCGTCGCTCTGTGTTGATTGATTTTAGGCAGCGCATTGTAAGCTTTCCTCCAGTTATAGCTAAAATAGTGCTCCTCTGTCAGAAGGCACCATAGTATTGTATGCTCAAATGCTCCAAAATTCAAGCTTTTTTTAGATAAATAATTGCCTAATTTTGACGTTTTTTTGAAGGGGATTTTAGCCAAACAAAAAAACTGAGCAGGCGCCCAGTTTTTCTACTTATTTATTATCTTTTTTTAACGTTTTTTCTAAGTCAGAAATTGTTTTTTGCATGTCTTTAATTTCGTCTTTTAAGCGTTTCTTTTCTGGTTCCATTTCTTCATTCCATTTGGAAACAGATTCCATGATGTCAGAAGAAACATCTTTTAATAAAGTGGAACCTTCCGAGCCAAGCACTTGAACTGATTGGATAAGTTCATTTGCGTTATATGCTAGTTCTTTCAAGATAACACTTGCTTCGCCTGATTTAGCGACAATGTCTTTGCGAAGTTCATTGCCGGATTTTGGAGCAAACAATACTGAGGCTGCAGCTCCAATTGCCCCACCAGCTAAAATACCGAAAATAAGTGATTTTTTATTCATTTATACTCCACTCCATCCATAAAGTCATTTTAGTCTACTTTTGCTGCAATAAGTTCAGCAATTTCTTGGTAACGTTCTTGTGTGTACCAATCTGCGTTATCTTTCCATTTTAACCCAAAGTCGTCTGATTTGCTATACCTTGGTATTAAATGGATATGACAATGAAATACAGATTGGAAAGCAACCTCTTCATTATTATTTAAAATATTTAATCCTTGTATTGGTAAAGCTTCTTTCAATGCTCGCGCGATTTTTGGTACGCGACGGAATAATTCGGCGGCCGTTTCATCGGGTAAATCGAATGTGTTCCTAGCATGTTTTTTGGGAATTACGAGTGTATGACCTTCTGTGACTTGTCCTAAATCAAGGAAAGCGTAAACTTCCTCATCTTCGTACACTTTGGCAGAAGGAATTTCACCACGAACTATTTTGCAGAAAATGCAATCGTCCATTAAGTATGACCACCTTTCACAACATATAATTATGTACTACTTTAATTTACCATAAAAAGGAGTGAAAAGCATGTGTTAGGTAGTAGGTAATGGATTATTTTGACAGTTCAAGGGATGAATATGCTATTATTAACTAAAGATGACGTAAGGAGGTATGGAAATGGCTTTAGTAGAAGTAGAACACCTGACAGGCGGATATACAAAACGTCCAGTCTTAAAAGATATTTCATTTGCAATTGAAGAGAAACAAATAGTTGGATTAATTGGTCTAAACGGGGCAGGGAAAAGTACTACCATCAAACATATAACTGGCCTAATGCACCCTAAACAAGGAACGATTAAAATCAACGGTCACCAATTAGTGGAAGATACAGAAACATATCGAAAGCAATTTTCTTATATCCCAGAAACACCGGTATTATATGAAGAATTAACGTTAAAAGAACATTTGGAATTAACCGGAATGGCTTATGGAATATCAGAAGAAGAACTACACGCGAGA contains:
- a CDS encoding YtxH domain-containing protein, producing the protein MNKKSLIFGILAGGAIGAAASVLFAPKSGNELRKDIVAKSGEASVILKELAYNANELIQSVQVLGSEGSTLLKDVSSDIMESVSKWNEEMEPEKKRLKDEIKDMQKTISDLEKTLKKDNK
- a CDS encoding HIT family protein, which translates into the protein MDDCIFCKIVRGEIPSAKVYEDEEVYAFLDLGQVTEGHTLVIPKKHARNTFDLPDETAAELFRRVPKIARALKEALPIQGLNILNNNEEVAFQSVFHCHIHLIPRYSKSDDFGLKWKDNADWYTQERYQEIAELIAAKVD
- the yhaM gene encoding 3'-5' exoribonuclease YhaM — protein: MEKRLLDYEVGETVDLFLLIKSSVKGTASNGKPFLSLVLQDKSGELEAKLWDVKESDEVNYGVQQIVHLMGDIQNYRGRKQLKIRQIRQATAIDGVSASEFMETAPINKEEMADEITQYIFEMKNANLQRITRALLKKYQDDFYDYPAAMRHHHEFVSGLSFHVVSMLRLAKSVADLYPSVNRDLLYAGVILHDLGKVIELSGPVSTTYTLEGNLIGHISIVVEEVSKIADELSIDGEEVVVLKHVLLSHHGKGEWGSPKPPLVREAEILHQIDLMDASLNMMDKVLKHTKPGEFSERVFGLDNRSFYNPTFE
- a CDS encoding DUF3267 domain-containing protein, which encodes MRCLKSINTERRDEFNRLFFKGILVWLVAVCICFLTQHLIYPGQLTNDYQFVSFLGIILIYPIHKMLHILGCFKYREGTVIQWRIHFFFLPCIKLNIKRIIPKWHYIFSLVLPFVVITAILVALMLLTPIGHSGMFLILLSVHVGMSFSDFTHINKLWKMPKNCFIESAERGFSILISD
- a CDS encoding peptidylprolyl isomerase, with translation MKKKLILGLVMVMALFSLAACGGGGDVVKTDSGDVTKDELYDAMKDKYGSEFVQQLTFEKVLSDKYKVSDEDVDKKFNEYKSQYGDQFSAVLAQSGLTEKSFKSQLKYNMLVQKATEANTDTSDKVLKDYYKTWQPDITVSHILVADENKAKEVEQKLKDGAKFADLAKEYSTDTATKENGGKLEPFGPGKMDPAFEKAAYALKNKGDISAPVKTQYGYHIIQMDEPATKTTFEKDKKAVKESYLQSQLTTENMQKTLKKVYKDANVKVEDKDLKDAFKDFDGSKSDSDSSK